The Anopheles maculipalpis chromosome 3RL, idAnoMacuDA_375_x, whole genome shotgun sequence genomic sequence CCATTCTGTGCTGCTCCGTCCATATGCTGGGATGtgataagaattttttttggtgtggacACTCCGTATGGTCAGAGGATTTAAAAGGGATGTAAGAAAGGATGTATTGGGCTGTATTAAAATTCCAAGCAGGTCCCAGTGCGAGATGTATGGGACAGCCATTAGTTAAACTCAACTGTATGCTAATCGAATGGcgaacagcaaaaagaaggttaTCGAAGGGGATTTTCAATTGATAAGTAATCTGgtgcggtggtggtgaagtttcaaaaactcGTCAACCTTCTATAGGACTTTAATGTTTGAAATACTTTCCTGAATCCCGGAACCCCGGGCTGACGATGACATACAATTTCgggacaaaataaaaaatgcgcTTCGTCTTAAAGTCCTTTGCTTGGTAGCGattgaagaaaaatcgatttaaattcaaatacaGCACCCTTTCTTTGCAGATTGCAATGGACAGGCAAACAGTCCACCGGCCGGACCAACCGGTCAGCCCtaaatcgaatttgaagggtTGATTTGCGCTGTGATTGATTCGTAGCCAATTCTTCGTACGTAAGTGGCCCAACCACCAGAACAACGGAGCAGCAAAATGGTCTGCTACATCGTTGCTTTGGTTCTGGTCCGGATTGCCACGAGAATGGCCACTCAAGGGGGTGTAGGTAAACATTTACCATATTGGGCTGACAATGAGCGTGTCACCGGTTGGTGTTGGGTTCTCCCCcgaacgagaaagaaaaaaagcataaatcaaATGCAATAAACATTGGGCTGCAAAAGGTGAAATCTGGTGACTGGCCAACAAGAAGCGGAAGAATGTCTCAATTTTAAGGAAATTATATCTCATTCCCCTGCccgaaaaaataagaaacaccCATCTCGATCTGAAAATGGTCGTTTGAAACCAGCTTGGGGCCATTAGCTTAGGAAAAAGGAACGATGAAGTCCACTTGAAGACTTTAAGAGGCCACCCTTTTTGGAAAACCATTTTGCCTAGCCAGATTACGGACGATACGACGGTCGTTTTCTATCCGAGCgcggtgtggtgtggtgatgATTTAGGAGAGGATAAATTGTGACGACAGCTTGTGTTGACATAACCCCTAAACACGAGTAATTTGGGGCCCTTTGCCTTCAATATATCGGGCGGTTAGAACAAGGACAATATTTGTAAATTTGGAATGGCGCTCTTTAAGCGCTCTTGTCGAACCtcacaaatataaataaaaaaaggctacTTACCGGGTGAAGATGACTTGCTGCGTGCCGTTaggtcctgctgctgctgcttcttcgaTTGCACATGATTCGTACCGTCATGGTCCACTTTAGACGCCATTGTACCGAAGCGCAGATCACGCCGCTCAAGATCATCACTGTTCTTGCGCTTGCTTTGTTGTGTGACTGCGGTTCGCTCTTTCGCTCTGCCATCGTCGAGTTCCGAGGCATCCGAGTCCGAGTTGACCGTCCGAACACCGCTACCACCGTGCGGTGACGGATGCTGTCCAGCCTCTCGGTCACGAAACAATTCCAGCTCGGCCCGGGAATTCGCGAACGGTGATAGATGTGAATGAAGAtggtgaagatgatgatgatgctggtggtggtggtggtggtggttggtagGCTGTGACGGATGATCCCGGCTGTGGTTGTGCATGTGCAGGTCGCGATCGTTTTTCGCTCGGTTCGCATTTAAATTCAGCTCACGCTCAGCGGAATCTCTTTGATGTTGGGGCTGGTGCCTTTGATGTGACGGGACCGCGGCTACCGTCGTCGTGGTGGACGATGTCGCCGAGCCGGCCGCGTGATAGAGATGTGGTTGATGGGAGACGGTCGCCGATACCGCTGATCGATGCGGTAAGCCCTGATCGATGGCCGATGatggctgttgttgctgctgctgttgctgagttCCCGCATTGCGATAGTACGATGAGCTGGGAGGTGATGAGCGGAACGGTGAGAGAGAAAGCTGCGGACGATGCAACGCGGCAGGCAACGTGGGAGACTGTGCTCGGCGATGTTTGGCGGGAGGTTTTTCGTCCAGTTCGTCCTCTTCCCGGTCGTCCATTTCGATGTCGGATTCGTCGCGTTCCTTTTTGATCagttgctggtgttgctgctgtgatAATGATGCAACGGTCGTTGGAATTATCGATGGCAGGCTGTACGTGGCGGCCGCAGTCGTGGCGGACGAGCTGGGACTGGCGGAGGAGGTAGAGGTGCTGGTAAGGAGTGGGTTTATCCCCAGCGGAAAAGCGGCGGCTGGCGATGAGCTTGAGGGTAGCGATTCGAGCATGCTGCGCTTTAGCAATCCTAGACCGGTGCTGGTGTCCGCGTTCAGCAGGCTCAACCCGGCCGGACTCTGGAGCATCATATCCCGCAGGCTCATCAGGCTGGCCGGGTTCAGGTACAGGGACTGTTGATGGTGCGGGGAGCTGTGCAGTGCCATCGAGGATACGGGAGGCATCGACATGTTCAATGGGGGAGGTGCTCCCGTTGACAGGGGTGGTCCGGTGGACACTATTGGAGCCGGTGGTTGCCCAGGAGCCATCGCTATCGGATGATGCCATTGAGCTTCATTGTTAAGCCAAACTTTACCTGCACAACAcgaagagagacagagagacaaaataaaacaaagcaaaaatcaatATCAAGTGCGAGTTTGCCCCGTTCCCAATGCTTGTAAGTCTGTCCGTGTAACCTGTCCAATCGATATAGCCTCGAATTCCATCACCTAAACCCTGAACGGGAAGCGTCATCGTCTTGGAAGAAAACCCATCGGCCACTTGCTAAAGGTgacgccatcatcatcatcatcttttccttccttccgtcGCAAGAAACGTACTCCGACTTCGTCGTCATTGACGTGATTAAACCGACTTGACCGACCGGTCGGCAGAAAGGACTACTACGGCAAGTATCAATCCAGGAAGCGGGAACATTTTACGCGTTTTTTGCCCTACGCACCAAGAGAAAGGCCATCCCACACGgccttgctgctgttgcagctgttaattcgtttttcttcttgtgccCTCTAGTTCATTAATAACGTTCGCCCCAGTTCGTGTCTGGCGTTCGTCTGCGGCATCTTACTTGCTCGctcgcttgcttgcttgcttgagcGACGCAGAGATCGATACCGGAACGGCTTGATGGCGTGTTTGTCCTTCAATTTCTGCTCCGAAATGAGTGAGCAAGGTGATGAAAATAGTGCAGAAACGATCCGTACTGATGAGGTTGAAGAATTTTCTTCAGCGTGAATTATTGAATGGAGAGACCTTTGTATAATTCATATTTTGCAGACATACTTTAGTACTTATCGAAAAACACTAATTCTTGGATTTCAACGCTAAAACATTCTTGAAATTAATGAACTGAAAGGTACTAATTAGTACTCACCTGTATGTTGTTACAAGATGTATATTTGTGTTGTATTTGAATACTTactaacaaaaaattgttaataaaAATTTGTACTTTTGCATTATGCATTATGCAGAAGACATATTAAAttcagaggaaaaaaaaattacagtcATACTTAACTtttctgacaatacggcactggaccgtcataattaattataaataaataaaatttaaaaaatactaaactTTTCTATATACGTCTCAAACACGTCTATTTCTGCACGATGTGAGTTTCTTAAGACATTTTAAGAACATTATTAAGcgtaaaaatgtgtcaaaatattattttaattagaaGATCTCATTCTTGAACTTTGGAAGCAAATTTTAGATATTTAAGAATCAAAGTATTGCCTGGCAGTCCTTTATGAATGTTtgagaattattgaaattaatgTAGCCTCAACTTAAAGATCGTTGCTGGTCTGTTATTGAATATTTCTACCGGGTTTTCCATGATGTATTTTTGCAATTAAGTGAAGAGTTCATGTTTATAAACGACTAAACTTAAGACTACATATGCTTGAATGTTTCAATATCTCTTTCAACCCTAAAAAAGGACTCAACTCATGCATTATTTTCTAGGAATTAATTAACGATTTtcccattttaataacaagcTCTCCAGCGCACAACGCCCGATACAAATGTCTTACAATTAAAGAGATTTCGCTTACCGCTAGCATAAAGAGACGATACACATTAAAgtatcagcagcatcagcagctccAAAACATTCAGCAAACATCGCCACCAGCTTCAAGAAATCCCTAACTTGTATTCTCCTTCATCCCGGCATTCGAAGCCGACTACACATACCAGCATCTTGTGCACACTTTGTTTTCTGTACCCCGTTGTCCGTGTCCTTACATCCGCCACCTTTTCGGCAAAAACTAAACACCCCACTCCATACACAACACatcgtgttgtgtgtgttggcgTGGTTGTTCGTGTCAATGGGAAACTATTGCACCACTACACGCCCTTCCGTGGATGGTGTCTCGCGGGACTAGGTAAGGTCCCGGCCTCCAAACAGCTTCGGTGCTGATGGAGAGTAGTTGGCGAACAAATCCTTGCCTTGCACAGGGAGAGAAATTTGCACAGCATCCctagacgcacacacacacacacgcgaatgAGGAAGAATGCAAGGCTAGAGCAGCAGTAGACACATTCGGTGCTTCTGTGCTTTGGTCGTCATCGTTACGGAGCTAGGGCTACTATGGGTTTTgggtgatgaaaatgaaaaggaatCACAAGTGACACTTGAGCTGTTGGAGACGCCGACAGCGGGAAAATTAGTCTATCGAGCGAAATTGATGAGGTCGATGGACTGGCTGTGGTGGCGTtatatctgtgtgtgtgtttgttgttgtcgtcgtTACATTTTTGCATCCCTTCGTCTATCCTTACGAAGGCGTAGGAATATCAGGTGGGAAATTGGAGGATGCTGGGCTGGGGTTTCGACGGAACGGCTAACGATACGCTACTGTTTCGAACAATTAGCCGCTCTGCTGAAGTGATATTCAACTTTCCAGACTTGCAGGAAAATGCATCCTCGCCTCACCATAAGTAGCTAAAGGCTACACTACCAAAACACCACCAAACCCCCACCTAATCATTAAAATCTGCTTCGAAAGACACGGTACGGGTgtaatcaatttaattaaaagtatTTCTTGCGACGGATCTGGgtttaatgaaaattgatttttacctATCGATCGATCCGGGTGCCGGACGAAAGGACACACTGAGGTCTTATCATGCGAATGCAGAaggagcgcgcgcgcgtgtgtgtgtgtgggaataAAACTTTGGATGATTACAGAATTTCATTAGTAACCGAAGTTCGCCCTCCGGTCGGTCCTTTTGTTCGCGTGCGTTATCGTTCCCTTTCTTTTGCTGTGTCCAGTCCATTCctccattgtgtgtgtgtgtttacaatGGAAATGTAAAGTTCCTATTTAAACTACACCCACCCTAAACCCTGTCGTCCTGGCACATATGCTGAACCATTTATGTACAGGTTCACTTCGCTCTGCATACACATACGAAGCCAACATCAACGACGACCGTGATAACAATAAAAGTGAACCACCTCACCACACATATCCTTCAAGCATATCCTTCAAGGAACCGGCATTGTTCGCTTCTTGTCTTTCGCACACACAACGCGCGctgtatctctctctctctttcacacacCACTCTCTCGTttggtgtgctgtgtgtgaaaAGTTGGCTGGCACTGTGATGCTGTCGCTTTTTGCTCGTTATTGcttttgaaatggaaaactgcGTTGTGACATGCGCGCCATCCATTGGTTGGATCGATAAAGCATCATGCTCGACAACGGAGGGGGTGGGTGGATGCCAGGGATGGAAGTCGGCGGGTTCGGGaggcaaagaaagaaagaaaaaaaaacctgtggGGGGCCACAAACATATTTGAATGTCAGGGCAGCATAAAACCGAACAGCACGCGACgtgaacatacacacacacacccggttGAGTAGAATAAAAGGGGGCGGTTTGTCtttgtctctttttttccCGCTCCCAACACCCAACGCCTGCTGCGAGTGTGTGTATAAGCACAATTTTACATATTTCACCCGATTAGCTCACACACGgctttgtttgtgttggtaAGAATAGCAAGGGATCTcttttttaacacaaaaaagggtgcGAAAACTCGCGCATAagtattcaaaataaaaataaaaaatggtggAACGGGTTCTACGGGAGTGGTCCTTTTTTATCGTTGCTGCGCTCTTGTGCGCGTATGCGTCCTTCTCCGTATTTATGTGTGGCGATGGTGCGCTATGTAAATCAATGCACATAAACCGAACCTCGTGTTCGCTACACACGATTATTCAAATTGGATGCCGCTTCTCGCGTGGCTTTACCTGTTTTGGTTGTCTGTGTAGTGGTAATGCTGAAGTATCCTGTTcctacccttttttttacgcaAGCGTTTTTCCGagtgtatatgtatgtgtgtgtgtgtgtgtgtgtgtgaggaaaatcaaaatcggattggtgaaaattttcaaGCCAATCACAAAGTGCTCCCGAACAAACGGCCCTGTCCCGGACGcctttttatgataaaatatgaaattgtATATTCTATGTGCTTCTCGTCCTCGCCCCTTTCCACACACGTTGCTTTGACGGGGTGGGGGTTGGAAAACGTTCGTCCCTAGATGCGATAGACGGGGGAAACCTGGTTTGGAGATCGGAAAATCGTGGCCAGGATACGAAATCGGGAGAAAATGGAGCTTCTCATAGGAAGCGAGGATTGTACTGTGTGTGAAAggggagacacacacacacacacaggtctGTAgcgtggaaaagtttttccatcaGTGGAGGTTCTCCACCGTGTGCTGGGAAGTGCGCCAAGCAgcatgaagagagagagaggtatggatgatttttattattattttatacattATATAAGCCCGCATACATAAAAGagtagaaaatggaaaatttcatttggtccatttttctttcgctggCGTTTCGTGCTCCCCTTTTCTCCCACCCATTCTTCAGCTTCTCGTCCCACCAGGTTCAAACACGGGTACGATCTTGTATGgccttttcctttatttttcgtGTGCTACGAACGTTCGTTAGCCTACCCGTACTTCACTCGCACGTCCTCACTCTTCTGGCATgcttttccggttccggtgaaAAATGTAGCATTTTTCTCAAACCCCAAGctgccccccccccttccaccGGCCCACATCTACACCTTGTTTGCCTTGCTCGGGGACGATGTTATTTGGTCCGGTCCGGTCTGTTTGTTCACCGAGTTTTGGTTTTAGAACCGTTCTTGCTGTGTGCTTGTCGTGCCCGGGACCATTTTGCTCGTCGCAAATCATCGTGGCACTCGGGCGCGTTGGTGgagttttcaaacaaaatcaaatcaatcaactttatgtgtgtgtgtgtgtgtgtgtgtgtgtatgggccAGCAGTTTTCCCACTGATTGTAGTGCCATAGGGGCTTTATTGCTTCGTTTCGCGGTAAGGAACGAATGTTCGGGCCCGGTTGTCACGACATGTTTTCGGGGAGGAGGCGAGAAGCACCATTGTTTCCCTGTGCTTGTTATTTGTTCAAAATGAAAGTATCAATATTTGATTTTCTAATTTCAATATTTGAACGTTTCATATTTTAGGGAGCGCGTGCTGAAGAGAAACACGAAAGGAAGAGCGCCAGAAGAGTTTGGCCTGATTTCTTTGCAATTAATCGAACGACGTCCTAGAGAGGAGCACATCTCAATCCAATAACGATCGTATGTGCGACACCATTGCAGTTGTGTCGCCAAAAGTGAGCTAAAAAATGGCGCAAAAGTGAATTTTCAAACTGCTCCTTACGATCCACGACACATACGATGGCATTCAGCAGTGCACAGCTAATCCgcaaaaataagaaagaaacCTTCCCTTTCAGAGGTCCCGAACGGAACCGAGCAAGAAAGGGAAATCCTCCTATCAAATGCCAAATGTTCGTAATTATCTACGGGTTGGTGAGCGTCAAAAATCTTTTGCCTTCCGAACAATTGCTACCCTTTCTTTCTACTTCTctgtcgctctctctctctcctcccAAATCGAACCCCTTTTTCTAAGCACCTCACCCACGTGACACCAACGAAAGGGAAAACGGTTCGAAATGAAATTTCAATCCCTCACAGGACTCGCAATCAAAAGCCTTAAAGGTTGGAAACATCTTGCGCAGATTTCCGTTCCGACTTAACCGTCCCGAAATGAAGACGGTTAGGAGAGAAATAAAGCTGGCACGAGCTGGAACGGATTCAATTTCGGAGATCTGCTGCTTCACCCACCAGCGATCGAGCAATGCTCAGAGAATGGAAGGGGGCATCACAATCCTTTAGAAGCGTGAATAAAACagactaataaaaaaaaaaaacacgtaacCAATCGGTGAAAGGAATCGGTGAATAGTACACCTTAATTCTATCCTTTCTTTCGATTCGtcccaagcaaaaaaaaaaggaccttCTTCGGTAGGATTATTTCGAACAACCAAAAAATGCCTCAAACAGTTGAGCACAAATCTTTAACATTATATCTTTCTCTCCTATGCTTTGCTGTCTAAGCTGACAAGCGAACCTGCGCCATCTGAAGCAATATGAGTTAGAAAATTCGATTTCACTTTACAGGAAGATGCGTGGTTTGCTTCgatgttttttgtgtatgcaACCTTCAATTACTTGCGagcttaattttcttcttgcgATCGAAAGTGATTTGGCGGTGTGCACGCGCTAGCCAACAGCAAAACGGATCGTTTTTTTACCTTTCAACTATTTCAAGAAAGGATCGTGCCGGGATTGTGCCTGAAACCCTTTCGTCGGTTTTGCGAAGCGTGACAAAGTCCCTCTCCTAATGCGGCGAAAAAGGATTGTTTGGCAAGAATAGGAACATACCTGGTACGAGGCTGCCCTGCCCCGAATGGGGCGATACCTTGCAGGCCGGATGACTTCGACTAACCACGAGCGCGATAAAGGATCGAATTGCCCTCGTGCCACCGATTCAAAGATGACACACGCTTCGCGCTTCAACAGGGTAGAAAGGATCGTGTAATTTATGGCCGTTCGGTCCTTCAAGGATGTAAGGTCCTTCGGTGCTAACCCTCGCAAGATCGAACCGGTCTTTGATCGATCGAAAAGCGGAAGCATACGAATCGTTTCGATCGGCTTTAATATGAAGGGACACAAGAACGATCCTgggcaaccttttttttttttattactgtaAATGACGGGCTTTACTTTGCCCCGGCATAATGGCGCGCTCGTGCCCGTAACgcaataaacacacacgcgcgccaGCACGTGACAAACTAACGGATCGCAATGGTAACAGAAAGGGTTACGCATCGAACACCGAAGCTTAAAACATGCGGTCGATTAGCGATTCAGAGCACTTCTCCTCACTGCTCGAACCAACACCCGAAAaggtggagttttttttttaattggcCACAGGTCAGAAATAAGCAcccgaaagaaaacaaaacttttgaaCCATCTGATCcggtaataataaattaaataaatttataacgCCGAAAAACCATCGCGGCGCGGAATATTTGGAACCCGGCGTATTCGAAGATTCGTGTCGAACCTGTGGCAGCTCAAGCACAACGAACGATCGTCGTGTTGCTTAAGAGACTGGCGGTACATGTCATAAAGTGACAAGACTCGCGCTTAGCCAAACTGGACGCACATTAAAGCCTgctcgtggtggtggtgggcgaCCACGGCTGGTCGTTATTTTGTCGGCAttaatttttgcaaacaaacccaTCATTCGGCTCGCTTATCGCGCTTAGTGAAAGCTTGTGTTTATTGGTAGCATTTTCCGTAACCGAAAACGCACTGTACTCAATGAACAATGAGtaagcagaaataaaaaatagaaaaattcaaccaaaaaaagtaaaaaaaaggcaacggaTACTGACTAGTAATACACCTGACTGAGCTAACCTTTAGCTGGTGCTCGTGTGATGGAAATAATTGTACTCATAAAAcggaccattttttttttttgataaaaacaCTTAAGACGATTAGAAAGAAGCTGCCGGGCTCGATCCGAAACCGATTGCTCGAAATAAATTAGCAACTGTAAGCAGAGCAGCCAATGTGCCAATGTTAGGAAGAAGATATTCATGAAGGTGGCCAGTCTGGGCAATGATATCTGTCTCATTTGGgttgaaacaatttaaacgCACATCAATATACAGCACGGGGCCGACCGATCGTTGGCCGGTGCCGAGTGAAccgtagcaacaaaaaaaaaaaaaaaaacctaccatCACCATTTAATGGATGTGTTTCCGAATGAGGTATGCTTTATACACAGAAACACCATATCCATAAGCTTATAACCGTTGTCAAGCAATGAATTTTGATAAGACTCCGGAGAGTGTGTGTTAGGTAATCCACggtgcaggttttttttttcttaatgctAGCATAATGGTGTAGTGGATTCAACGGCGACACAGTGGGATTGGGACAGAGCAATACTAgcagatttaattttttttaaatttcataaaactatTTATGTGCGTGGTAACACCttttacataaaatattataaaagaaGGAGTTAAAAAGAGTTAATACAAACAATTTCGTACTGCTCGCTTTCTTAAAAGTCAGATAAATGTCTGACATGATTATTTCAGCCATTTTTACTCCGGGAAAAGTTGGCAATTTACAGAAAGAAATTAACACTAGCACACTTACTCTTCAATTTCTGAACTGGACTGAAATTTTTGGACTGTTATGGACTGTTGGACTgatattcagtcctcactacgggggaacgatccggatgggatgggatCCTGCCTTAAATATGAGTATTAAAACATGCCTGAAACCTGAGGAACAATTGTTATTCTAAATTGAGGCTTAAAATGTGCCACAATTGTTTAATAAAACATAAGTAAAGTAAATTGTAAAGCTCTTCCTTTAACAAGCATTTCCTAACAACCTTTCTGttgtttaaacattttttaaataattttatagaaATTTTTTCACTGTTCTCAATCTCTTGTTCCAGTGATGTTAAGGCAATAAAACACACTTCACTAATCTAACAGTTTCATTTTGTTATACTTTTTGTCCACGCTTGGTCCCTACGTGCGACGGTTTGATGGCGAGCTTTAGTGATATTTGAATCCGGAATGAGTTCTCTcctatatttttctttcacaaaacACGTGCTGTGTTACACCGCATGAATCACACCTTGCCACGATAAGAAGGATGATTCATTTTGTGAGTTGTGATTAACAATTATTGCTGCATGTTGTGTGAGCAGTGTGTTCGGAAGCTTAGTGCGAGACTGGATTATGTGATAAAAAGCGACTTTAAATTAGATTGATTTACTTCCGTTCCGTTGCGTACATGCTAAACGATCTCGATGCGGTGCCGTCCGTGCACGTTGCGTTGCGAAGTCCGTGCGAATGTGATTGAGTTTAATGAGCTTTTGAAAGTATATTAAATCGCGCATTACAGTAACAAACTTTGCGCCAACTAACTCCATCCGTGCGACCGTATCATTTGCTCGCACAGTCGATCGAGCGCGCTCCGAGCGAAGAAacgttccaccaccaccgatgatGCGTTGCGAAGAAATGCAACCCCATATGTACACCCTTAACCCTCCGAACGATTCGGGGATAGCACACTCAATCGAAATTGACACAAAACGACCATGAAAACTCtctttgaaagcaaaaaaaaaaaaaaggtggaaaaaaccAACCATCCATCGATAAAAAGCAGCCGGATCGGGTGTGGAgagaattgaataaaaaaatgcccaATCCACACGGTGGTGGAAAATAGCGAAACATATATGTATAGCGTGACAGCATGCGGCGAACCCCGGGGCCGAACGTTGAATGTGGCTGATATTACATAAAACATTTAACCGAACTGCTTCTTTAGAGTGTTTTGTTGTACCGTTTGTCGATTTTCGATGGTACATACGTACGCATAAAACCCGACCAAGATGAAGGTGAACGTTTCGAAAACCTGGCCGATCGGCCAGGCAGCAGTCGGCTCTTTCTCGGGGGGAAAcggatgtgcttttttttaagggTTGCGGGGAAAAAAGcgataaattttacaaaatacacACAGCGAGCGAATTGCTTGCAATGCCCGCAGGACTCGCTGTGGATAACGATTtttggtgcgtgtgtgcgtatgttcgTGTTTGTTGAATATGCATAGATGGTTTTTGGAAGCCTTAGGAAGCTTCCAGTACCGCTCGTCTGGTTCGACAGTACGCACATGATTCGTGACATGGAGGGTTACATACCGTTACCTTCTATTAGGTTCaaaatcgaacgaacgaacgaaaatgaaatcgaagaacaaaaaatcgaataaagcaaattaaattatcctTCAGATTTagataaaatcatcaaaaccccgaaaaaaaagcggaagcaTGCTGCATCATGCTCGCGGCGTACACAAAACCCCCGAAACGAATGCAACACTGCACcatgtgtgtgcgagagagagagagagagcgagagagtgacAAGGAAAATAAACGCCGTAGATGAATGcattttcatccctttttttggcgTCACTCGGATACATCGGATTGCTTCTAAACTTTTTTTCCGTCTGCAACGACGGATGCTACCGAAATCGAAAGGCGTGCCATGCAGACATGCAGTCACGATGAGGCAAAAGGCAAATAACTCTCTCTTTCCGTGTTCCGGGGACAGGCCGCACACGGTTGCATCCCGTTAGGCAGTTGCAACAATCCCTCCAGCGTTGAGATGCACATCTCGCGCACTACGATCGGATATCGATCTCTGTTCTGCACCCGTTcgtggcgcgcgcgcgcacgcacccgtagacacacacacacgcactcttCCGGTCCGCTGTACAGATGGcggattttgctgttgtttttaccGAACACTGATCGGCTTCGtaccgtttttttcccccgctaCGAGTTTCGGTTTTACAGTTGGTTCGATTTGCAAACCTAATGCACCGTTACTAGAATGGCAGCCGGCATGGTGGTGTTGTGGAACGTACATGCCCGAGACAACAACCGTTATGGTACGACATTAGAATCGGTGGTAGACGTTTGTCAGatatatttattattgcaCTCAAAATGGAGCTTTAGGATCGAATTTATTCCATATGGGATTTATAAGGTGAGCTAGACGAATTGCTATCTAATGCTAGGCAGAAGTTGCTTCACTCAATGACCAAatgttagcaaaaaaaatcctttactATGGCGAGGTACTCTATGTTAACAAATCTGCTGCCGTACTTTTATCTTAAGTATTTGTTCATACTTGCTTTAAACCTCCAGCTGGCTTAGAGCCATTGAGCAACAATTCATGATCTGCTTCATGTTTCATGGTTCATTATTCATGATCTTGCTCATAATTCGTTCACAACTAGCTCTAGAGTAGTGATGAACGGTTGACCCACACTTACGAGAACCAATGATTTTGGAGATCATCAGAATCCTTTTGGAGCTTTTGCAAAGGTCCTAAGCAAGATTCCAATAAGTTTAATAATTACATTTATATGTCCTTCATAATACGGAGTACtgatgatcggtttgatgATATCTGAACCAATTCAGAGCTGTCACAGAG encodes the following:
- the LOC126560492 gene encoding lateral signaling target protein 2 homolog gives rise to the protein MSKFKASSRHSLYRQFYGGDESPPYEKPEETEPAEPEGREKSFGKVWLNNEAQWHHPIAMAPGQPPAPIVSTGPPLSTGAPPPLNMSMPPVSSMALHSSPHHQQSLYLNPASLMSLRDMMLQSPAGLSLLNADTSTGLGLLKRSMLESLPSSSSPAAAFPLGINPLLTSTSTSSASPSSSATTAAATYSLPSIIPTTVASLSQQQHQQLIKKERDESDIEMDDREEDELDEKPPAKHRRAQSPTLPAALHRPQLSLSPFRSSPPSSSYYRNAGTQQQQQQQQPSSAIDQGLPHRSAVSATVSHQPHLYHAAGSATSSTTTTVAAVPSHQRHQPQHQRDSAERELNLNANRAKNDRDLHMHNHSRDHPSQPTNHHHHHHQHHHHLHHLHSHLSPFANSRAELELFRDREAGQHPSPHGGSGVRTVNSDSDASELDDGRAKERTAVTQQSKRKNSDDLERRDLRFGTMASKVDHDGTNHVQSKKQQQQDLTARSKSSSPGK